In Nicotiana tabacum cultivar K326 chromosome 19, ASM71507v2, whole genome shotgun sequence, one DNA window encodes the following:
- the LOC107823135 gene encoding agamous-like MADS-box protein AGL61, protein MTGAEVGIIVFPPGNKPYSFGHPNVNETINKYVCEERPPSPSSPVIDDKYAQMFRKANCITLNTQLNTLQDQLNFALNLKSKLKEKNKNLESQQEWFRGPIKKMNYTEASMLK, encoded by the exons ATGACGGGTGCTGAAGTTGGCATCATCGTGTTTCCACCAG GTAACAAGCCTTACTCTTTTGGTCATCCAAATGTAAATGAAACCATCAACAAATATGTTTGCGAAGAAAGGCCTCCATCACCATCATCACCAGTCATTGATGACAAGTATGCCCAGATGTTCCGAAAAGCCAATTGTATAACACTTAACACACAACTCAATACTCTGCAAGATCAGCTGAATTTTGCGTTAAACTTGAAAAGCAAACTCAAGGAAAAGAATAAGAATTTAGAGAGCCAACAAGAGTGGTTCAGGGGTCCTATAAAGAAGATGAACTATACGGAGGCTTCAATGTTAAAATAG